The genomic region ACGCCCTGCCGGTGTGCGCGGTCAACATCTCCGGCGGCGGCATGGGCTTTGCCACCGCCGAGGCCTACTCCCCTGGGGAGACCCTGGAGCTGAAGCTGATCCTGCCCTTCACCCCGCCGGTAGGTCTCTATGTGTACGGCCAGGTGGTGAAGAGCGAGCCGGCAGCCGAGGGTCACCTCACCGCCATCCAGTATCAGAACATGGACGAGGAGATCCGGGACGATATCGTCCGCTATGTCTTTGAGCGGGAGCGGGAGCTGCTGCGGGCCAAACGGCGCTGAGCCGCAACGCGCATCTCCTCAGGCAAATCGACTTCCCTGACCTATCATGTTTGCCATCATCGGTATCGTCATCGTCCTCGTCTCGGTGGTGGGCGGGTATCTCCTGGAGCACGGCAACCTGCACGTGCTCATCCAGCCCATCGAGATGCTCATCATCTTCGGCGCGGCCATCGGCGGCTTCGTCATCGCCTCGCCGCTGCCGATCATCAAATCGGTCGCCGGCTCCATGGGCCGCATCTTCGGCGGCAAGACTTACGGCAAGCCCGACTACCTGGAATCCCTCATGCTCCTGTCCGAGGTCTTCCTGAAGATCCGCAAGGAGGGCCTGGTCTCCATCGAGGCGGATGTGGACGATCCCAAGGCCAGCAAGATCTTCGGCAAGTATGGCAAATTCCTCGCCAACCACCATGCGCAGGCCTTTGTGACCGACACCTTGCGCACGGTGATGACCACCAGCATCGAGTCCCATGAGCTGGAGGCGCTTCTGGACACCGAGCTGGAATCCCACCACGAGGAGATGCTGATCCCGGCCCATGCCGTGGCCAACATCGCCGACGGCCTGCCAGGCCTGGGCATCGTGGCCGCCGTTCTGGGCGTGGTCATCACCATGGGCAAGATCAGCGAGCCGCCGGAGGTCCTGGGGCACTCCATCGGTGCCGCCCTGGTGGGAACCTTCCTGGGCGTGCTCTCCTGCTACGGCTTTGTGGGGCCGATGGCCAAGAACCTGGAATACACCGCCAACGAGGAGAAGGAGTACCTGAGCGTGCTCAAGACCGGGCTGGTGGCCTACGTGGGCGGCGCAGCGCCGCAGATCGCCGTGGAGTTCGCCCGCCGGGTGATCCCCGGCCACGTCCGGCCCAGCTTCAACGAGGTGGAGGAGGCCTTCCGGCAGATCAAGAAGTAATGGCGGACAAGGCGCGACCCATCATCATCAAGAAGGTGAAGAAGAAGGCCGCCGGTCACCACGGCGGCTCCTGGAAGGTGGCCTACGCCGACTTCGTCACCGCGATGATGGCCTTCTTCCTGCTCCTGTGGCTCCTGTCCATGAGCTCGTCGGAGAAGCGGGCGGTGCTGGCCGAGTATTTCAAAAACTTCAGCCTGTTCGAAAAGTCCGGCACCTCGTTCCTGCAGGACACCTCCCAGATCTTCGAGAACCCCGGCGCCGAAACCAAGGGCAGCCGGCCGAACCTCTCGCCCGGAGAGGGCGAGGGGGAGGACGAGGGCGGCGTCTCCGCCGAGGCCCTGCGGGACCACTTGAAGAAGGTGGTGGAAGAGAAGCTGGTGGCCCTGAAGGATCAGGTGCTGGTGGACATCCTGGAGGGCGGGGTGCGCATCCAGCTGGTGGATACCGAAGGCAGCCCCATGTTCCCGTTGGGCTCCGCGGAGCCCACCGACAAGGCAAAGCAGATCGTCGAGATCATTGCCGCCAACATCCGCACCCTGCCCAACCCGATCGTGGTGGAAGGCCACACCGACGCCGCCCCGTTCCGGGGGGGGGACATGTCCAACTGGGAGCTGTCCACCCAGAGGGCCTCGTCGGCCCGCAAGGAGCTGGAGCGCTGGGGCATCGATCCGGCGCGCATCGCCCGGGTGGTGGGCTATGCCGACAAGGAGCCCCTGGACAAGGCCAACCCCCTGGCCGCCGCCAACCGCCGCATCAGCATCATCCTGCTCTACAAGAAGGGCGAAAAGCCCCCCGCCATCCCCTCGACACCGGCCCCGGTGGGCCGGCATTGAGCGGCCCGGCCATCGGCCGGCCTCTTTGGCCTTACCCGAAGCAGAGCCCGCATTCCGGGCAGGTGGTGGTCTGGGTGGAGAACCGCTCGCCGCAGGCCGGGCAGACCGCCTCGGCCGCCGCCGGATCGAAGATGGCGTCGCCGTGACCAGCCTCGTGGCTGTCCAGGCCGGTGGTGCGGCGGTGCTCCTCGTTCATGATCTCCAGGGCATCCCGGGCATCCTCCCGCCGGACCAGCAGGTAGAAGGTGGTGGGGCAGCAGCCCTTGCCGCAGGAGGCGTCGTCCCCCTGCACCAGGCAGGCGATCCGCTCCCGGGCCAGGAGCTCCTCCAGCTGTCTGATGTCCGGCAGCCGGCCCCGCTGGATGGCCACCACCTCGTCACCGGCGCCAATGCTGCCGGCCCGGGCCTGCCGGCGGCTGCGCCGGGCCTCCTGCCGGGCCTGCATCTCGGCGCCCGAGAGAAGCTCCACCCGGCAGGCGGCACAGCGCTCGATCTGGGGGCGAAACTCCCCCTGGCACTGGGGACAGTATTTGAGATCAGGATCGATGATCATAGCACAGCTCCGATATGGGGCGGCCCGGTGGGGCAACCGCGGCAGATAGTGTCAGATGCAGGGGCAAGTCCCCCGTGGCTGCCCGCCGGCCTCGACCGGGCAGCCACGGGGGGCTGCCCCTACCTTGCGGATGCAGGCGATCGTGGCTGCCGGCCGGCCTTACAGGATGAACCGGCTCAGATCCTGGTCGGCCGCCACCGCTGCCAGGCGCTGCCGGACATACTCCGGCGTGACAACGAGCTCGGGATCGGTCCGATCCGGGGCGTCGAAGGAGACCTCCTCCAGCAGCCGCTCCATGACGGTGTGCAGGCGGCGGGCGCCGATATTCTCGGTCTCCTCGTTGACCCGGAAGGCGATGTGGGCGATCTCCCGGATCGCCTGGTCGGTGAACACGAGGTCGATGCCCTCGGTGGCCATGAGGGCAACGTACTGGCGGATGAGGGCGTTCTGGGGCTCGGTGAGGATGCGGACGAACTCCTCTTCGCCCAGGGCCTTCAGCTCCACCCGGATGGGGAAACGGCCCTGCAGCTCGGGCACCAGGTCCGACGGCTTGGCCAGGTGGAAGGCGCCGCTGGCGATGAACAGGATGTGGTCGGTCTTGACGATCCCGTATTTGGTGGTGACCGACGCCCCCTCGACGATGGGCAAAAGATCCCGCTGCACGCCCTCCCGGGAGACGTCCGGGCCGTGACTGGGGCCGCTCCGGGCCGCGATCTTGTCAATCTCGTCCAGGAAGATGATCCCGGACTGCTGGACCCGCTCCAGGGCCAGCTTGGTCACCTTCTCCATGTCGATGAGCTTAGCGGTCTCCTCCTGGAACAAAACCACCTTGGCCTCAGCCACCTTGAGGCGCTGGCGCTTGCGCTTCCTGGGAAACAGGCTGCCGAACATCTCCCGCAGGTTGGACTCCATCTCCTCCATGCCGGAGGTGGTGAGGATCTCCAGCATGGGGGTAGCCCGCTCGGCCAGCTCCAGCTCCACCACCCGGTCGTCCAGCTTGCCATCCCGGAGCAGCTGCCGGAACCGCTCCCGGGTCTGGCTGGTGGAGGAGGTGACCGAGGCCGGCTCGGCAGGCTCGCCGGCCGCGGCGGCACGACCAGGGGGGGGGCCTGGCGGCAGCAGCAGGTCCAGCATCCTTTCCTCCGCCATCTCCTGCGCCCGGTCCTCCACCTGCACCCTTTCTTCGGCCTTGACCATGTTCACCGCCAGCTCGGTGAGCTCCCGGATCATGGACTCCACATCCCGGCCCACGTAGCCCACCTCGGTGAACTTGGAGGCCTCCACCTTCAGGAAAGGGGACTGGGCGAGATGGGCCAGCCGGCGGGCGATCTCGGTCTTGCCCACCCCGGTGGGGCCAATCATGATGATGTTCTTGGGAACGATCTCGTCCCGGAGGGGTGGACTCACCTGCTGGCGGCGCCAGCGGTTGCGCAGGGCCATGGCCACATAGCGCTTGGCCTCGTGCTGGCCGATGATGTAGCGGTCCAGCTCCTGGACGATCTGGCGCGGGGTAAGGGACTGCTCGGGATTCATAGCTCTTCCACGGTGATGGCCTCGTTGGTGAAGACGCAGATGGAGGCGGCAATCAGAAGCGCCTCCCGGGCGATGGTGGCGGCATCCAGCTCGGTGTGGCGCACCAGGCCCCGCGCGGCGGCCAGGGCGTACGGGCCGCCGGAGCCGATGGCCAGGAGGCCGTCATCGGGCTCGATGACATCTCCGGAGCCGGAGACCAGAAAGGAGCGCTCCTGATCCACGGCCACCAGCAGGGCCTCCAGACGCCGGAGCATCCTGTCGGTACGCCAGTCCTTGGCCAGCTCCACGGTGGCCCGGGTGAGGTTGCCGCTGTACTGCTCCAGCTTGCGCTCCAGCTTGTCGAACAGGGTGAAGGCATCGGCGGTGGCGCCGGCAAAGCCGGTGATCACCTGACCCTGGTACAGCCGGCGCACCTTTTTCGCCTGATGCTTGACGATGGTGTTGCCCAGGCTGACCTGGCCGTCGCCGGCCACCACCACCTGGCCACGGTGACGGACGGCGATCACGGTTGTCGAGCGCATGGATCTCCTCCCTGGTCCAGGCGGGCCTTGGGATGGGCCTTGTCGTAGACCGCCATCAGGTGATCGAGGTCGAGATGGGTGTAGCGCTGGGTGGAGGCCAGGCTGGCATGGCCCAAAAGCTCCTGCACCGCGCGCAGATCCGCCCCCATCTCCAAGAGATGGGTGGCAAAGGAATGCCTGAGGGCATGGGGCGATACCGGCCGGGCAATACCCGCCCGCAGGGCGTAACGGGTCACCAGCCGCTCGACGCTGCGGGCGGACAGACGACAGCCCCGGTGGTTGAGAAACAGGGCCGGCTCGCGGCCCTGCCAGCCGCGCT from Thermodesulfobacteriota bacterium harbors:
- a CDS encoding PilZ domain-containing protein; the protein is MDTTGTPSQDIQREYLRVDAQIPLAVRRVPASEVRPRRARLAGEAFLSEWHTVPEVEDKRLNDWLVMLDAKLNAIISMLSFQDQGFHALPVCAVNISGGGMGFATAEAYSPGETLELKLILPFTPPVGLYVYGQVVKSEPAAEGHLTAIQYQNMDEEIRDDIVRYVFERERELLRAKRR
- the motA gene encoding flagellar motor stator protein MotA, translated to MFAIIGIVIVLVSVVGGYLLEHGNLHVLIQPIEMLIIFGAAIGGFVIASPLPIIKSVAGSMGRIFGGKTYGKPDYLESLMLLSEVFLKIRKEGLVSIEADVDDPKASKIFGKYGKFLANHHAQAFVTDTLRTVMTTSIESHELEALLDTELESHHEEMLIPAHAVANIADGLPGLGIVAAVLGVVITMGKISEPPEVLGHSIGAALVGTFLGVLSCYGFVGPMAKNLEYTANEEKEYLSVLKTGLVAYVGGAAPQIAVEFARRVIPGHVRPSFNEVEEAFRQIKK
- a CDS encoding flagellar motor protein MotB, whose translation is MADKARPIIIKKVKKKAAGHHGGSWKVAYADFVTAMMAFFLLLWLLSMSSSEKRAVLAEYFKNFSLFEKSGTSFLQDTSQIFENPGAETKGSRPNLSPGEGEGEDEGGVSAEALRDHLKKVVEEKLVALKDQVLVDILEGGVRIQLVDTEGSPMFPLGSAEPTDKAKQIVEIIAANIRTLPNPIVVEGHTDAAPFRGGDMSNWELSTQRASSARKELERWGIDPARIARVVGYADKEPLDKANPLAAANRRISIILLYKKGEKPPAIPSTPAPVGRH
- the hslU gene encoding ATP-dependent protease ATPase subunit HslU, with the protein product MNPEQSLTPRQIVQELDRYIIGQHEAKRYVAMALRNRWRRQQVSPPLRDEIVPKNIIMIGPTGVGKTEIARRLAHLAQSPFLKVEASKFTEVGYVGRDVESMIRELTELAVNMVKAEERVQVEDRAQEMAEERMLDLLLPPGPPPGRAAAAGEPAEPASVTSSTSQTRERFRQLLRDGKLDDRVVELELAERATPMLEILTTSGMEEMESNLREMFGSLFPRKRKRQRLKVAEAKVVLFQEETAKLIDMEKVTKLALERVQQSGIIFLDEIDKIAARSGPSHGPDVSREGVQRDLLPIVEGASVTTKYGIVKTDHILFIASGAFHLAKPSDLVPELQGRFPIRVELKALGEEEFVRILTEPQNALIRQYVALMATEGIDLVFTDQAIREIAHIAFRVNEETENIGARRLHTVMERLLEEVSFDAPDRTDPELVVTPEYVRQRLAAVAADQDLSRFIL
- the hslV gene encoding ATP-dependent protease subunit HslV, which codes for MRSTTVIAVRHRGQVVVAGDGQVSLGNTIVKHQAKKVRRLYQGQVITGFAGATADAFTLFDKLERKLEQYSGNLTRATVELAKDWRTDRMLRRLEALLVAVDQERSFLVSGSGDVIEPDDGLLAIGSGGPYALAAARGLVRHTELDAATIAREALLIAASICVFTNEAITVEEL